One genomic region from Yarrowia lipolytica chromosome 1C, complete sequence encodes:
- a CDS encoding uncharacterized protein (Compare to YALI0C06424g, similar to uniprot|P10870 Saccharomyces cerevisiae YDL194w SNF3 high-affinity glucose transporter/regulatory protein), translated as MGLANIINRGEKPEGSAFMAAFVAVFVAFGGILFGYDTGTISGVMAMPFVKKTFTDDGLEFTSEQTSLITSILSAGTFTGAISAPWASDTLGRRLGLILFCVVFSVGAILQTAATGRTLLIVGRVVAGLGVGGVSSIVPLYQSEVAPKWIRGAVVSIYQFAITIGLLLAAIVNNATKNKDNSASYRIPLGLQLLWAVILSGGLILLPETPRFWIKKGEYDKAADSLRRLRRLPVEHEAVQKELLEIQSSHDHEMQIGSATWAACFSPKGSQLKRMLTGIAIQALQQLTGINFIFYYGTEFFKKSNISNPFLIQMITNIVNVVMTIPGIMFVDRVGRRKLLLIGAIVMCSSEFIVAAVGTAIDNETSSKVLIAFTCTFIAGFAATWGPIAWVVIGEIFPLRIRAKGVALCAASNWLFNFAIAFATPYLVDEAPGSAGLKTKVFFIWGGCNFLCIAFTYFFIYETKGLTLEEVDQMYAEIKIASRSHQFVPTTRVAAYDEHASDDKKDGQHVYIESV; from the coding sequence ATGGGACTCGCTAACATCATCAACCGTGGAGAAAAGCCCGAGGGCTCGGCCTTCATGGCGGCCTTTGTGGCCGTGTTTGTCGCGTTTGGAGGTATTCTGTTTGGATACGACACTGGAACCATTTCCGGCGTCATGGCCATGCCATTCGTCAAGAAGACCTTTACAGATGACGGCCTGGAGTTCACTTCTGAGCAGACCTCGCTCATCACTTCCATTCTTTCTGCAGGCACCTTCACTGGAGCCATTTCTGCTCCCTGGGCCTCTGATACTCTGGGAAGACGACTGGGTCTGATCCTCTTCTGTGTCGTCTTCTCTGTTGGCGCTATTCTTCAGACTGCTGCCACCGGCCGAACGCTTTTGATTGTCGGACGAGTTGTTGCTGgtcttggtgttggtggagtcTCTTCCATCGTTCCTCTTTACCAGTCTGAGGTTGCCCCCAAGTGGATCCGAGGTGCCGTTGTCTCCATCTACCAGTTTGCCATCACCATTGgtcttctgctggctgcCATTGTCAACAACGCAACCAAAAACAAAGACAACAGTGCTTCCTACCGAATTCCTCTCGGCCTTCAGCTTCTGTGGGCCGTCATCCTGAGTGGAGGTCTCATCCTGCTACCGGAGACTCCTCGATTCTGgatcaagaagggcgagtACGACAAGGCCGCCGATTCCCTGCGACGACTACGACGACTTCCTGTTGAGCACGAGGCTGTACAGAAGGAGCTCCTGGAGATCCAATCTTCTCACGACCACGAGATGCAGATCGGTAGCGCCACCTGGGCCGCCTGCTTCTCCCCCAAGGGGTCCCAGCTGAAGCGAATGCTGACCGGTATTGCCATTCAGGccctgcagcagctcacCGGTATCAACTTCATCTTCTACTACGGAACCGAGTTCTTCAAGAAGtccaacatctccaacccctTCCTCATCCAGATGATcaccaacattgtcaacgTGGTTATGACCATCCCCGGTATCATGTTTGTTGATCGAGTCGGACGACGAAAGCTGCTGTTGATCGGAGCTATCGTCATGTGCTCTTCCGAGTTTATCGTGGCGGCTGTTGGTACTGCCATTGATAACGAGACCTCCTCAAAGGTTCTGATTGCCTTCACTTGTACCTTCATTGCCGGTTTCGCCGCCACCTGGGGTCCTATTGCCTGGGTTGTCATTGGAGAGATTTTCCCTCTACGAATCCGAGCCAAGGGTGTTGCTCTATGCGCCGCCTCCAACTGGCTTTTCAACTTTGCCATTGCCTTTGCAACCCCCTACCTCGTCGACGAGGCCCCTGGATCGGCCGgtctcaagaccaaggtcttcttcatctggGGAGGCTGCAACTTCCTGTGCATCGCCTTCACTTACTTCTTCATCTACGAGACCAAGGGTCTtactctggaggaggtggaccAGATGTACGCCGAGATCAAGATTGCTTCTCGATCCCACCAGTTTGTGCCTACCACTCGAGTCGCTGCTTACGACGAGCACGCTtctgacgacaagaaggacggaCAGCACGTCTACATTGAGTCTGTCTAG
- a CDS encoding uncharacterized protein (Compare to YALI0C06446g, similar to uniprot|P46681 Saccharomyces cerevisiae YDL178W Actin interacting protein 2): MMQSAGKRLVSRVALRGARHSIAKSATQLSAKPLALAKAVPSARSVHTTAPALQVKQTAEWYRTETRGDYARLSEADIEHFKTILPENGLVTDVEDIEMFNTDWMRKFRGQTQLVLKPTSAEQVSKILSYCNDKKLAVVPQGGNTGLVGGSVPLYDEIILSLSNMNKVRSFDNVSGILVADAGVILEAADMYLAEQGFMFPLDLGAKGSCHIGGNVATNAGGLRLLRYGSLHGSVLGLEVVLANGKVVNMLSKLRKDNTGYDLKQLFIGSEGTLGVITAVSILCPQRPAAKNVAYLAVESYEKVQQAFIAAKKDLGEILSAFELMDGRSQGWVQQHCDLTRPVDTESPFFILIETAGSNKEHDDAKLEAFLEDVMEQEIVCDGVVASDETQFQNLWAWRERITEVIGKEGGVYKYDISIPLPQLYNIVDDLRAVFESKDMISKTDASKPVVDVIGYGHVGDGNLHLNIMTREYSERISQVLEPWIYEWVSKVHGSISAEHGLGLIKKHFIQYSKDEDNVYLMKQLKNAYDPNHILNPYKYI, from the coding sequence ATGATGCAATCTGCCGGTAAACGATTGGTGTCCCGGGTTGCCCTGCGGGGTGCTCGACACTCCATTGCCAAGAGCGCCACCCAGCTCTCTGCCAAGCCCCTGGCTCTGGCTAAGGCTGTACCTTCCGCTCGATCTGTTCACACCActgctcctgctcttcAGGTCAAGCAGACTGCCGAGTGGTACAGGACTGAGACCCGAGGCGACTATGCTCGACTCAGCGAGGCCGACATTGAGCATTTCAAGACCATTCTGCCCGAAAACGGTCTGGTGACCGACGTAGAGGACATTGAGATGTTCAACACTGACTGGATGCGAAAGTTCCGTGGACAGACTCAGCTGGTGCTCAAGCCTACTTCTGCCGAGCAGGTGTCCAAGATTCTGTCGTACTGCAACGACAAGAAACTGGCGGTGGTGCCCCAGGGAGGAAACACCGGTCTGGTGGGTGGATCTGTGCCTCTGTACGATGAGATCATCCTGTCGCTTAGCAACATGAACAAGGTACGGTCCTTTGACAATGTTTCTGGAATCCTTGTTGCTGATGCTGGCGTCATTCTCGAGGCTGCAGACATGTATCTGGCCGAACAGGGCTTCATGTTCCCTCTGGATCTGGGAGCCAAAGGCTCGTGTCACATTGGAGGAAACGTGGCCACCAACGCCGGAGGTCTGCGTCTTCTGCGATACGGCTCTCTTCACGGCTCCGTCCTCGGTCTCGAGGTTGTGCTTGCCAACGGAAAGGTTGTCAACATGCTGTCCAAGCTGCGAAAGGACAACACTGGCTACGATCTCAAGCAGCTCTTCATTGGCTCCGAGGGTACTCTTGGTGTGATTACCGCCGTCTCTATTCTGTGTCCCCAGCGACCTGCTGCCAAGAATGTGGCATACCTGGCCGTTGAATCGTACGAGAAGGTCCAGCAGGCCTTCAttgccgccaagaaggatcTCGGTGAGATTCTGTCTGCGTTTGAGCTCATGGACGGCCGATCTCAGGGCTGGGTCCAGCAGCATTGCGACCTGACCCGACCGGTCGACACTGAGAGCCCCTTCTTCATTCTCATTGAGACCGCCGgctccaacaaggagcaTGATGATGCCAAGCTCGAGGCTTTCCTGGAGGACGTGATGGAGCAGGAGATTGTCTGCGACGGAGTGGTTGCCAGCGACGAGACTCAGTTCCAGAACCTGTGGGCATGGAGAGAGCGAATTACCGAGGTCATTGGCAAGGAGGGTggtgtctacaagtacgacattTCTATTCCTCTGCCCCAGCTGTACAACATTGTCGACGACCTGCGAGCCGTTTTCGAGAGCAAGGACATGATCTCCAAGACGGACGCATCCAAGCCCGTGGTTGATGTCATTGGTTACGGCCATGTTGGAGACGGTAACCTGCATTTGAACATTATGACTCGAGAGTACTCTGAGCGAATTTCTCAGGTCCTCGAGCCCTGGATCTACGAGTGGGTATCCAAGGTCCACGGCTCCATCTCTGCCGAGCACGGTCTTGGTCTCATCAAGAAGCATTTCATCCAGTactccaaggacgaggacaaTGTCTATCTGATgaagcagctcaagaacgccTATGACCCTAACCACATTCTCAacccctacaagtacatttAA
- a CDS encoding uncharacterized protein (Compare to YALI0C06460g, some similarities with uniprot|O94186 Pneumocystis carinii Mitotic inducer phosphatase Cdc25), which produces MQSVTSPLSRRHMFDDSPSYKRKLVSPACMAGDLTAAAVHIETPTLPTPRRSLFTAKTPAFLNLPPPNDSSTPCGVPMKKSMSMMEPMSPLSAGSDGSTTFGSSTSSNTSSNTSTSSIQMHRLRKNNRSTSSLRLTSAGVSFDPIDEEGSLRKPFRFSLELDSPANTRFTHSMNEADSSMDTDEDGLGSLSQNFRLGGSTSHSNTHSLNFNGFTLGGAADESAGAVAAADVTADDINDTPSARPVRPSLNPLCKRSYNSSSTPFAAKFKRPRRTHSMFQDPKELMQEELDEEKEMVRRLSLSPDVNNNVDSFLVSADCTLESFSVEGDPFRRIKRETLVQILDGHYSHYYDRHVVIDCRFEYEYDGGHIDGAININSKDRLEELLSNEEGILGNNCNNMMRPGKRGGDSRKRTLLIFHCEYSAHRGPRMAMHLRNRDRRLNMTNYPHLNFPDVVILQGGYNHFFEQFHTRCYPPQYVEMNDSMHKSTCEREMGRFRRHMKLRSESSINKQQGVICSPVGLSRSLSENVDYHRPKRVVSCQLWR; this is translated from the exons ATGCAAAGTGTGACTAGTCCACTGTCACGACGGCACATGTTTGACGACTCGCCGTCCTACAAGCGCAAGCTGGTTTCGCCGGCCTGCATGGCGGGAGATCTCACCGCTGCCGCCGTTCATATCGAGAC ACCCACCTTGCCCACTCCAAGACGCTCGCTATTCACCGCCAAAACCCCTGCATTTCTCAACCTCCCTCCCCCAAACGACTCCTCGACGCCATGTGGAGTCCCCATGAAGAAGTCAATGAGCATGATGGAGCCCATGTCGCCGCTGTCCGCTGGCTCGGACGGTAGCACCACCTTTGGCAGTAGCACCAGCAGTAACACCAGCAGTaacaccagcaccagcagcatccAGATGCACCGGCTACGAAAGAACAACCGCAGCACCAGCAGTCTGCGGCTCACCAGCGCCGGCGTTTCGTTCGACCCCATTGACGAGGAAGGTAGCTTACGTAAGCCGTTCCGTTTCTCGCTTGAGCTGGACTCGCCTGCCAACACCCGCTTCACACACTCCATGAATGAGGccgacagcagcatggaCACAGACGAGGATGGCCTTGGTAGCTTGTCTCAGAACTTCCGTTTGGGAGGAAGCACCAGCCACTCCAACACACATAGTCTGAACTTTAACGGCTTTACGCTCGGCGGCGCGGCAGACGAGAGTGCGGGTGCTGTTGCCGCAGCAGATGTCACCGCTGACGACATTAACGATACGCCGTCAGCGCGGCCGGTACGGCCCTCTCTCAACCCGCTATGCAAGCGGTCATACAACTCGTCGTCCACGCCATTTGCTGCCAAGTTCAAGCGGCCCCGACGAACCCACTCCATGTTCCaggaccccaaggagcttatgcaggaggagctggacgaggagaaggagatggttCGACGCCTTTCGCTGTCGCCCGACGTTAATAACAACGTGGACTCCTTTCTTGTGTCCGCTGACTGCACTCTGGAGTCGTTTTCCGTCGAGGGCGATCCCTTCCGACGCATCAAGCGAGAGACTCTGGTCCAGATTCTGGACGGTCACTATTCGCATTACTACGATCGCCACGTTGTGATTGACTGCCGGttcgagtacgagtatgatGGCGGCCACATTGACGGCGCCATTaacatcaactccaaggatcgactggaggagctgctgtcCAACGAGGAGGGCATTCTCGGCAACAACTGCAACAACATGATGCGGCCCGGCAAGCGGGGCGGAGACTCCCGGAAACGTACTCTGTTGATCTTCCACTGCGAGTACTCTGCTCACCGAGGCCCGCGAATGGCCATGCATCTGAGAAACCGAGACCGTCGGCTCAACATGACTAACTACCCGCACCTGAACTTTCCCGACGTGGTGATTCTGCAGGGCGGCTACAACCACTTTTTCGAGCAGTTCCATACACGGTGCTACCCTCCCCAATACGTCGAAATGAACGATTCCATGCATAAGAGCACctgtgagagagagatgggCCGATTCCGGCGTCACATGAAGCTACGAAGCGAAAgctccatcaacaagcaGCAGGGCGTCATCTGTTCGCCGGTTGGGTTGTCTCGTTCGCTGAGCGAAAACGTAGACTATCATCGACCCAAGCGGGTGGTGAGTTGCCAGCTGTGGCGATGA
- a CDS encoding uncharacterized protein (Compare to YALI0C06490g, highly similar to uniprot|O93827 Candida albicans CaPSA1 Mannose-1-phosphate guanyltransferase (EC 2.7.7.13), similar to Saccharomyces cerevisiae PSA1 (YDL055C); ancestral locus Anc_4.231), with product MKGLILVGGYGTRLRPLTLTLPKPLVEFGNKPMILHQVESLAAAGVKDIVLAVNYRPEVMIETLKKYEEKYGVNITFSVETEPLGTAGPLKLAEEILCKDDTPFFVLNSDVICDYPFAELAEFHKKNNAEATIVATKVEEPSKYGVIVHKQGTSKIDRFVEKPVEFVGNRINAGIYILNPSVVDLIDLRPTSIEKETFPQLAARESLYSFDLEGYWMDVGQPKDFLSGTCLYLSSLSKKNPEALVPTSEPYVTGGNVLVDPTAKISPQAKIGPNVVIGPGAVIGEGARLSRCVVLANSTIKPHAFVKNSIIGWNGRVGRWARIENVSVFGDDVEVKDEVYVNGGRVLPHKTISGNIEKPEIIM from the coding sequence atgAAAGGACTTATTCTTGTTGGAGGCTACGGCACCCGTCTGCGACCCCTGACTCTCACTCTGCCCAAGCCCCTCGTGGAGTTTGGAAACAAGCCCATGATTCTCCACCAGGTGGAGTCTCTGGCCGCCGCCGGCgtcaaggacattgtcCTGGCCGTCAACTACAGACCTGAGGTCATGATCGAGACCCTCAAGAAGTACGAGGAGAAGTACGGCGTCAACATCACCTTCTCCGTCGAGACCGAGCCTCTCGGAACTGCTGGACCCCTCAAGCTGGCCGAGGAGATTCTGTGCAAGGACGATACCCCCTTCTTTGTTCTCAATTCCGACGTTATCTGCGACTACCCCTTCGCCGAGCTCGCCGAGTTccacaagaagaacaatgccgaggccaccatCGTTGCCACAAAGGTCGAGGAGCCCTCCAAGTACGGTGTCATTGTCCACAAGCAGGGCACCTCCAAGATTGACCGATTCGTCGAGAAGCCCGTCGAGTTCGTCGGCAACCGAATCAACGCCGGCATTTACATTCTCAACCCCTCCGTTGTCGATCTCATCGATCTGCGACCCACCTccattgagaaggagacttTCCCCCAGCTGGCTGCCCGAGAGTCTCTGTACTCCTTTGACTTGGAGGGCTACTGGATGGATGTTGGACAGCCCAAGGACTTCCTCTCCGGAACTTGTCTTTACCTGTCTTCTTtgtccaagaagaaccccGAGGCTCTGGTCCCCACTTCCGAACCCTACGTCACCGGTGGAAACGTTCTGGTCGACCCTACTGCCAAGATCTCTCCCCAGGCTAAGATTGGCCCCAACGTTGTGATTGGACCTGGCGCCGTCATCGGAGAGGGTGCTCGACTCTCTCGATGTGTCGTTCTCGCCAACTCTACCATCAAGCCCCATGCATTCGTCAAGAACTCCATCATTGGCTGGAACGGACGTGTCGGCCGATGGGCTCGAATCGAGAACGTTTCCGTCTTTGGAGACGATGtggaggtcaaggacgaggtTTACGTTAACGGTGGCCGAGTTCTGCCCCACAAGACCATCTCCGGCAACATTGAGAAGCCCGAGATTATCATGTAG
- a CDS encoding uncharacterized protein (Compare to YALI0C06512g, no similarity, weakly similar to uniprot|P39709 Saccharomyces cerevisiae YAL067c SEO1 suppressor of sulfoxyde ethionine resistance) — MHRHKSMHVGHRKTTPLLASSYAQEVNPFQREIRRRSSVSSANRYRPPRGAIGWWQKSVIVVIAAVLFILLMISLLTLATDHGRDWRWKDYPGHEHEPVITSRSKPNKTWKTLLWDSANKSPGEKHLLIKLDWFLLSSVMLGYFIKTLNQNNINTAYMNGMKEDYGMSGSQLNYLQTVWIVGYIVGQVPSNQILQRTSARYYLGCLELVWMALTFLTLTCTNIKSLYALRFFVGLTESGFFPGVEYLLGSWYNKDELTKRSALFAVSGIAASMVTGYLQAAVIHGLEHTAITPWKWLFVFDGIISFPVALYTMFVNPNTPETTTSWYFTKEDIAIAKERRAQIGDTGNKEEPFLQVLKRSLKTWHIYFFSLIFLCYNNTCIASTQPSMISWLKSQGYTPTQYNVYPSAVGRVGIGVTLIMAVVSDAFGGLNYPFVAAYFVVQIIGSAMLSYWNISDGAKWFAYFAIGVPTAWGQPMIFSWLNRSLYRDYKKRNLVVSITSDMAYVTLSWVPILTWNAQDMPRYFIGFTYNACLSSLGLVLTVIATYLWKRDLSSKSVADV; from the exons ATGCACCGCCACAAAAGTATGCACGTGGGCCATCGAAAG ACGACGCCCTTGTTGGCCTCATCCTACGCCCAGGAAGTCAACCCCTTCCAACGGGAAATCAGACGGAGATCCTCCGTTTCCAGCGCCAACAGATACCGACCTCCTCGAGGAGCCATTGGCTGGTGGCAAAAGTCGGTCATTGTGGTGATTGCCGCAGTTCTCTTCATTCTGCTCATGATCTCCTTACTTACCCTGGCTACAGACCACGGGCGGGACTGGCGATGGAAGGACTATCCCGGCCATGAACACGAGCCAG TGATCACATCCCGGTCCAAACCAAACAAGACGTGGAAAACACTGCTATGGGACTCGGCAAACAAAAGTCCTGGAGAGAAACATCTATTAATAAAACTGGACTGGTTTCTCTTGTCGTCGGTGATGCTAGGTTACTTCATCAAGACCCTCAATCAGAACAATATCAACACCGCCTACATGAACGGCATGAAGGAAGACTATGGCATGAGCGGCAGCCAGCTCAACTACCTCCAGACAGTCTGGATTGTGGGATACATTGTTGGCCAAGTTCCAAGTAACCAGATTCTACAGAGAACAAGTGCACGTTACTACCTGGGATGCTTGGAACTCGTGTGGATGGCTCTGACATTTCTGACACTCACATGCACCAATATCAAGTCTCTCTACGCTCTGAGATTCTTTGTGGGGCTCACCGAAAGCGGGTTCTTTCCTGGAGTCGAGTACCTGCTCGGATCATGGTACAATAAAGACGAACTCACCAAGAGGTCTGCTCTATTTGCAGTCTCTGGTATCGCAGCTTCCATGGTCACAGGATACCTCCAGGCGGCCGTTATACATGGTCTAGAACACACCGCTATCACTCCCTGGAAGTGGCTCTTTGTGTTTGATGGTATCATTTCATTTCCAGTGGCACTTTACACCATGTTCGTCAACCCAAACACACCGGAGACAACTACCAGCTGGTACTTCACCAAGGAAGACATTGCTATAGCCAAGGAGAGAAGAGCACAAATCGGCGATACCGGTAACAAAGAAGAGCCGTTCTTGCAAGTTTTGAAACGCTCTTTGAAAACCTGGCACATTtatttcttctctctcatCTTTCTTTGCTACAATAACACCTGTATTGCCAGCACCCAACCTTCCATGATCTCCTGGCTCAAGTCTCAAGGATACACACCTACCCAATATAACGTGTACCCCTCGGCAGTTGGCAGGGTTGGAATAGGAGTGACTCTGATCATGGCTGTGGTTTCGGACGCTTTTGGAGGTCTCAACTACCCGTTTGTTGCAGCCTACTTTGTCGTGCAGATAATAGGATCGGCGATGCTGTCTTACTGGAACATCTCCGACGGCGCAAAATGGTTTGCCTACTTCGCCATTGGCGTTCCAACCGCCTGGGGACAACCGATGATCTTCTCTTGGCTGAACAGAAGTCTCTATCGAGACTACAAGAAACGCAACCTGGTAGTCAGTATCACCAGTGATATGGCGTACGTTACCCTATCATGGGTTCCTATTCTGACTTGGAATGCCCAGGACATGCCCCGATACTTTATAGGATTCACCTACAACGCCTGCTTGTCTTCTTTAGGGCTGGTCCTGACCGTCATTGCTACTTACTTGTGGAAGAGAGACTTGTCGAGCAAGTCGGTAGCGGACGTTTGA
- a CDS encoding uncharacterized protein (Compare to YALI0C06556g, similar to uniprot|Q8WZU4 Neurospora crassa Conserved hypothetical protein, similar to Saccharomyces cerevisiae YLR352W; ancestral locus Anc_4.185), with product MSESSPPPNYYIPASVNITSLPPEVLSKVMQWALPSADAESGNSGETYYSQTNWLAKCMTTHSSFYNAGVPLLYRHVAFSHSLEFDRFLKSILETGYGVLVKCLDFSDFTSVGLGRTARMNQEIQYVTAETICHALELCPNLAEFLGSESIGMDMSAKVLTRLLSMPYLEALDFCGATHPTFTQGFIEAMNFYAQQEVYFPNLIRLSFHACSNLSDDIFQKLLPRLPNLEQLDLTHTQVKSASLLDIPASAKIKYLSLARCYHLDSQGLLKFLVVHPATRQLEWLSLMFEATKPSPIAARDFDIILKYLPMETLTTLNLHGCLPVNQTHLELICSLKNLESLSLGYTNIPFECLRKLLPELPHLKYIDISGNPCINQWSIQDTALLNANRNVEMFEISSDVLSRLTGVRIPGFCVLQGQGNRGWVTRGDDPPTPRRLAATGESPLSSYLHTVPQVTNNSETHATSQTVAPPKFSFSQFAQAKIEQSSKSPPARRSPGMRPIVSTSTASSFRKVKTPMMVLNMDMGSSIWIKASRKINMCQVGIGGLSTSDAVKERGIYLYYAFNK from the coding sequence atGTCCGAATCATCGCCACCCCCCAACTACTACATTCCGGCATCGGTGAACATCACCTCACTCCCCCCGGAAGTGCTTTCCAAGGTGATGCAATGGGCCCTCCCCTCGGCAGACGCCGAATCAGGCAACTCCGGAGAGACCTACTACAGCCAGACCAACTGGCTGGCCAAATGCATGACCACACACTCTTCTTTCTACAACGCCGGCGTGCCTCTATTGTACCGCCATGTGGCTTTCTCGCACTCTCTTGAGTTTGACCGGTTCCTCAAGTCCATCTTGGAAACCGGCTATGGCGTGCTCGTCAAGTGTCTGGATTTCTCTGATTTCACGTCTGTTGGACTGGGCCGAACTGCCCGAATGAACCAGGAAATCCAGTACGTGACAGCAGAGACAATCTGCCATGCTCTGGAGCTGTGTCCGAATCTCGCCGAGTTTCTGGGCTCCGAATCCATTGGAATGGACATGTCTGCTAAGGTGCTGACCCGTCTGCTCTCCATGCCCTATCTGGAGGCTCTAGACTTCTGTGGAGCCACTCATCCGACCTTTACCCAGGGCTTCATTGAAGCCATGAACTTTTACGCGCAGCAGGAGGTTTACTTCCCCAATCTCATTCGACTGTCTTTCCACGCATGTTCGAATCTTTCCGACGACATTTTCCAAAAGCTGCTTCCCCGACTTCCAAAtctcgagcagcttgatCTGACACATACCCAGGTGAAGTCCGCATCTCTGCTTGACATTCCAGCCTCTGCCAAAATCAAATACCTGTCTCTGGCACGCTGCTACCATCTTGACTCACAGGGACTACTCAAGTTTCTGGTCGTTCATCCTGCAACTCGGCAGCTGGAGTGGCTGTCTCTCATGTTTGAGGCCACCAAGCCCTCTCCCATTGCCGCACGTGATTTTGATATCATTCTCAAATACCTCCCCATGGAAACTCTGACGACTCTGAATCTGCACGGCTGTCTGCCGGTCAACCAGACGCATCTGGAGCTCATCTGCtctctcaagaacctcgagTCGCTCAGTTTGGGCTACACAAACATCCCGTTTGAGTGCCTACGCAAGCTGCTTCCTGAGCTGCCACACCTCAAGTACATTGATATCTCCGGAAACCCTTGCATCAACCAGTGGTCTATTCAAGATACGGCACTACTGAACGCAAATCGAAACGTGGAGATGTTTGAAATATCATCCGATGTTCTCTCTCGTCTCACAGGTGTTCGAATCCCTGGCTTCTGTGTCCTTCAAGGACAGGGTAACCGAGGTTGGGTCACTCGAGGAGACGATCCTCCAACCCCCCGAAGACTCGCAGCCACTGGAGAGTCTCCCCTCAGCAGCTATCTGCACACGGTCCCCCAGGTGACCAACAATTCCGAAACACATGCCACTTCGCAAACTGTGGCTCCTCCAAAGTTTTCCTTCTCGCAGTTTGCTCAGGCCAAGATCGAGCAGAGCAGCAAGTCGCCTCCCGCTCGACGGTCGCCTGGAATGCGACCCATTGTGTCAACTAGCACGGCGTCTTCTTTCCGAAAGGTCAAGACTCCCATGATGGTGCTCAACATGGACATGGGTTCGTCCATCTGGATCAAGGCCAGTCGTAAAATCAACATGTGTCAGGTTGGCATTGGAGGTCTCAGCACCTCCGACGCCGTCAAGGAGCGTGGTATTTATTTGTACTATGCTTTTAACAAGTAG